A DNA window from Drosophila virilis strain 15010-1051.87 chromosome 4, Dvir_AGI_RSII-ME, whole genome shotgun sequence contains the following coding sequences:
- the hoe1 gene encoding P protein isoform X3 produces MSYNYSNRSEDNPYEDDEVTEGALQVWRALPERIRQDPSLASFRQEHERLHGDVEPMPSDDVQQEMEREEHELNGHTEDAHAFTQIGINVTNEAGQVHVLDGRDLENNNEDQHEDNDAYCKSSLKKYLIWFKISVLLVIWCVFTAFLMSNNEHVDQLSLISVPGNSSTRVFPISTASLERIGLGLRGPFRLQENELQLNASVPLPVLQIQVTRSYLDAQGQEIYTEHASELWQLDIVYFELIDATKDTKKTHTFELQPGEPTWLAQANSTRLSFELTSSIEGELPLQLNVDESPIYKRHGVLYAAAVLCGLYVMIIWEIVNRTFAAIIASTLSVGILAALNSRPSMATIMGWIDVETLLLLFGMMILVAILSETGVFDYLAVYAYKITNGHVWPLINCLCLFTAVLSSFLDNVTTVLLMTPVTIRLCEVMSLNPVPILMCMVIYSNIGGALTPVGDPPNVIIASNSYISKNGVNFAVFTLHMLPGVLLVMVQTYIQLRFKFRNISDLQFKDSAEVEELRHEIHVWKRAAASLSAYSKDEELVRQTLMKKVNRLKRSLKKRMTAVIEPAPNYEQTLANLQAKYPVRNKQLLVKCTAALIFVISLFFLHSVPELQRLSLGWTALLGAIFLIILADIEDLEAILARVEWSTLLFFAALFILMEALTELGLIEWIGNMTEGIILGVGEDRRLMVAILIILWVSAVASAFVDNIPLTTMMVKITISLAQNSTLNLPLQPLVWALALGACLGGNGTLIGASANVVCAGVAEQHGYKFTFLEFFKVGFPIMIGSIIVTTGYLLVSHSLFAWH; encoded by the exons ATGTCCTACAATTACAGCAATCGCTCCGAGGATAACCCATACGAGGATGA CGAAGTAACAGAAGGTGCCTTACAGGTGTGGCGGGCGCTGCCCGAACGCATACGACAGGATCCCAGCCTAGCATCGTTCCGGCAGGAGCACGAGCGTTTACATGGCG ATGTGGAGCCCATGCCCTCGGATGACGTGCAGCAGGAGATGGAGCGGGAGGAGCACGAGCTGAATGGACATACGGAGGACGCGCACGCATTCACACAGATTGGCATCAATGTGACGAACGAGGCGGGGCAGGTGCATGTCCTGGACGGCAG GGACCTGGAGAACAACAACGAGGATCAGCACGAGGATAACGATGCCTACTGCAAAAGCAGC CTGAAAAAGTATCTGATTTGGTTCAAGATATCGGTGCTGTTGGTGATTTGGTGCGTGTTTACGGCCTTTCTCATGTCCAACAACGAGCACGTAGATCAGTTGAGTCTCATCAGTGTGCCCGGCAACAGTTCCACGCGAG TCTTTCCCATAAGCACAGCCTCGCTGGAGCGCATCGGACTGGGCCTACGCGGACCCTTCCGGCTGCAGGAGAACGAGCTGCAGCTGAACGCGAGCGTGCCGCTGCCCGTGTTGCAGATACAGGTGACACGTAGCTACCTAGATGCCCAGGGCCAGGAGATTTACACGGAGCATGCCAGCGAGCTGTGGCAGCTGGATATTGTGTACTTTGAGCTAATCGATGCCACCAAGGATACGAAAAAGACGCACACCTTTGAGCTGCAGCCTGGCGAACCGACGTGGCTGGCCCAGGCGAACAGCACCCGGCTCAGCTTCGAGCTGACCAGCAGCATCGAGGGCGAGCTGCCGCTCCAGCTGAATGTGGACGAGTCGCCCATCTACAAGCGACATGGTGTGCTCTATGCCGCCGCCGTACTGTGCGGCCTCTATGTGATGATCATCTGGGAGATTGTGAATCGCACCTTTGCCGCAATCATTGCCTCAACGCTATCCGTCGGCATATTGGCCGCGCTCAACTCTCGACCCTCCATGGCCACCATTATGGGCTGGATTGATGTGGAgaccctgctgctgctcttcggCATGATGATTCTGGTGGCCATACTCTCCGAGACGGGCGTCTTTGACTATCTGGCCGTGTATGCGTATAAGATAACCAACGGGCATGTCTGGCCGCTTATCAATTGCCTGTGCCTGTTCACGGCGGTGCTCTCCTCCTTCCTCGACAACGTGACGACGGTGCTCCTGATGACTCCGGTTACGATACGCCTCTGCGAGGTCATGTCCCTCAATCCGGTGCCCATACTAATGTGCATGGTCATCTACTCGAACATCGGCGGTGCTCTGACGCCCGTCGGTGATCCGCCCAATGTGATCATTGCCTCCAATAGCTACATATCCAAGAAT GGCGTTAACTTTGCTGTCTTCACGCTTCACATGCTGCCCGGTGTCCTTCTGGTCATGGTccaaacatatatacaacTACGCTTTAAGTTCCGCAACATCAGCGATCTGCAGTTCAAGGACTCGGCCGAGGTGGAAGAGCTGCGCCATGAGATACACGTGTGGAAGCGTGCGGCTGCCAGCCTTTCGGCCTACTCCAAGGACGAGGAGCTGGTGCGTCAGACCCTAATGAAGAAAGTCAATCGCCTTAAACGAAGCCTCAAGAAACGCATGACAGCTGTGATTGAACCGGCGCCCAACTACGAACAAACCCTGGCCAATCTGCAGGCAAAG TATCCAGTTCGCAACAAGCAGCTGCTGGTCAAGTGCACCGCCGCACTGATCTTTGTGATCAGTTTATTCTTTTTGCATTCGGTGCCGGAACTGCAGCGTCTCTCCCTGGGCTGGACGGCCCTATTAGGCGCCATATTCCTAATAATATTGGCAGACATTGAGGATCTGGAGGCGATATTGGCGCGTGTCGAATGGTCCACATTGCTGTTCTTTGCCGCGCTCTTTATACTTATGGAAGCGCTGACAGAGCTGGGCCTGATCGAATGGATCGGCAATATGACGGAGGGCATTATATTGGGCGTGGGCGAGGATCGACGTTTGATGGTGGCCATATTGATTATACTCTGG GTATCTGCTGTGGCATCCGCCTTCGTGGACAATATTCCGCTGACCACGATGATGGTCAAGATCACAATTTCCCTGGCGCAGAATAGCACCCTGAACCTGCCGCTGCAGCCATTGGTCTGGGCACTCGCCTTGGGCGCCTGTCTGGGCG GCAATGGCACATTGATTGGCGCCTCGGCGAATGTGGTTTGTGCTGGCGTTGCCGAGCAACATGGCTATAAATTCACATTCCTCGAGTTTTTCAA AGTTGGTTTTCCCATTATGATTGGCAGCATAATTGTGACAACGGGCTATTTATTGGTCTCGCATTCGTTGTTCGCGTGGCATTGA
- the hoe1 gene encoding P protein isoform X1, which yields MSTPTYAYSRPTFMITDHTHDPYHLHPEETAANQDDEEADRNSKLRELTRWLHFHARHRRSREVTEGALQVWRALPERIRQDPSLASFRQEHERLHGDVEPMPSDDVQQEMEREEHELNGHTEDAHAFTQIGINVTNEAGQVHVLDGRDLENNNEDQHEDNDAYCKSSLKKYLIWFKISVLLVIWCVFTAFLMSNNEHVDQLSLISVPGNSSTRVFPISTASLERIGLGLRGPFRLQENELQLNASVPLPVLQIQVTRSYLDAQGQEIYTEHASELWQLDIVYFELIDATKDTKKTHTFELQPGEPTWLAQANSTRLSFELTSSIEGELPLQLNVDESPIYKRHGVLYAAAVLCGLYVMIIWEIVNRTFAAIIASTLSVGILAALNSRPSMATIMGWIDVETLLLLFGMMILVAILSETGVFDYLAVYAYKITNGHVWPLINCLCLFTAVLSSFLDNVTTVLLMTPVTIRLCEVMSLNPVPILMCMVIYSNIGGALTPVGDPPNVIIASNSYISKNGVNFAVFTLHMLPGVLLVMVQTYIQLRFKFRNISDLQFKDSAEVEELRHEIHVWKRAAASLSAYSKDEELVRQTLMKKVNRLKRSLKKRMTAVIEPAPNYEQTLANLQAKYPVRNKQLLVKCTAALIFVISLFFLHSVPELQRLSLGWTALLGAIFLIILADIEDLEAILARVEWSTLLFFAALFILMEALTELGLIEWIGNMTEGIILGVGEDRRLMVAILIILWVSAVASAFVDNIPLTTMMVKITISLAQNSTLNLPLQPLVWALALGACLGGNGTLIGASANVVCAGVAEQHGYKFTFLEFFKVGFPIMIGSIIVTTGYLLVSHSLFAWH from the exons CGAAGTAACAGAAGGTGCCTTACAGGTGTGGCGGGCGCTGCCCGAACGCATACGACAGGATCCCAGCCTAGCATCGTTCCGGCAGGAGCACGAGCGTTTACATGGCG ATGTGGAGCCCATGCCCTCGGATGACGTGCAGCAGGAGATGGAGCGGGAGGAGCACGAGCTGAATGGACATACGGAGGACGCGCACGCATTCACACAGATTGGCATCAATGTGACGAACGAGGCGGGGCAGGTGCATGTCCTGGACGGCAG GGACCTGGAGAACAACAACGAGGATCAGCACGAGGATAACGATGCCTACTGCAAAAGCAGC CTGAAAAAGTATCTGATTTGGTTCAAGATATCGGTGCTGTTGGTGATTTGGTGCGTGTTTACGGCCTTTCTCATGTCCAACAACGAGCACGTAGATCAGTTGAGTCTCATCAGTGTGCCCGGCAACAGTTCCACGCGAG TCTTTCCCATAAGCACAGCCTCGCTGGAGCGCATCGGACTGGGCCTACGCGGACCCTTCCGGCTGCAGGAGAACGAGCTGCAGCTGAACGCGAGCGTGCCGCTGCCCGTGTTGCAGATACAGGTGACACGTAGCTACCTAGATGCCCAGGGCCAGGAGATTTACACGGAGCATGCCAGCGAGCTGTGGCAGCTGGATATTGTGTACTTTGAGCTAATCGATGCCACCAAGGATACGAAAAAGACGCACACCTTTGAGCTGCAGCCTGGCGAACCGACGTGGCTGGCCCAGGCGAACAGCACCCGGCTCAGCTTCGAGCTGACCAGCAGCATCGAGGGCGAGCTGCCGCTCCAGCTGAATGTGGACGAGTCGCCCATCTACAAGCGACATGGTGTGCTCTATGCCGCCGCCGTACTGTGCGGCCTCTATGTGATGATCATCTGGGAGATTGTGAATCGCACCTTTGCCGCAATCATTGCCTCAACGCTATCCGTCGGCATATTGGCCGCGCTCAACTCTCGACCCTCCATGGCCACCATTATGGGCTGGATTGATGTGGAgaccctgctgctgctcttcggCATGATGATTCTGGTGGCCATACTCTCCGAGACGGGCGTCTTTGACTATCTGGCCGTGTATGCGTATAAGATAACCAACGGGCATGTCTGGCCGCTTATCAATTGCCTGTGCCTGTTCACGGCGGTGCTCTCCTCCTTCCTCGACAACGTGACGACGGTGCTCCTGATGACTCCGGTTACGATACGCCTCTGCGAGGTCATGTCCCTCAATCCGGTGCCCATACTAATGTGCATGGTCATCTACTCGAACATCGGCGGTGCTCTGACGCCCGTCGGTGATCCGCCCAATGTGATCATTGCCTCCAATAGCTACATATCCAAGAAT GGCGTTAACTTTGCTGTCTTCACGCTTCACATGCTGCCCGGTGTCCTTCTGGTCATGGTccaaacatatatacaacTACGCTTTAAGTTCCGCAACATCAGCGATCTGCAGTTCAAGGACTCGGCCGAGGTGGAAGAGCTGCGCCATGAGATACACGTGTGGAAGCGTGCGGCTGCCAGCCTTTCGGCCTACTCCAAGGACGAGGAGCTGGTGCGTCAGACCCTAATGAAGAAAGTCAATCGCCTTAAACGAAGCCTCAAGAAACGCATGACAGCTGTGATTGAACCGGCGCCCAACTACGAACAAACCCTGGCCAATCTGCAGGCAAAG TATCCAGTTCGCAACAAGCAGCTGCTGGTCAAGTGCACCGCCGCACTGATCTTTGTGATCAGTTTATTCTTTTTGCATTCGGTGCCGGAACTGCAGCGTCTCTCCCTGGGCTGGACGGCCCTATTAGGCGCCATATTCCTAATAATATTGGCAGACATTGAGGATCTGGAGGCGATATTGGCGCGTGTCGAATGGTCCACATTGCTGTTCTTTGCCGCGCTCTTTATACTTATGGAAGCGCTGACAGAGCTGGGCCTGATCGAATGGATCGGCAATATGACGGAGGGCATTATATTGGGCGTGGGCGAGGATCGACGTTTGATGGTGGCCATATTGATTATACTCTGG GTATCTGCTGTGGCATCCGCCTTCGTGGACAATATTCCGCTGACCACGATGATGGTCAAGATCACAATTTCCCTGGCGCAGAATAGCACCCTGAACCTGCCGCTGCAGCCATTGGTCTGGGCACTCGCCTTGGGCGCCTGTCTGGGCG GCAATGGCACATTGATTGGCGCCTCGGCGAATGTGGTTTGTGCTGGCGTTGCCGAGCAACATGGCTATAAATTCACATTCCTCGAGTTTTTCAA AGTTGGTTTTCCCATTATGATTGGCAGCATAATTGTGACAACGGGCTATTTATTGGTCTCGCATTCGTTGTTCGCGTGGCATTGA
- the hoe1 gene encoding P protein isoform X2: MRMKVGKFCLQRQASGQSEKFPQPSEVTEGALQVWRALPERIRQDPSLASFRQEHERLHGDVEPMPSDDVQQEMEREEHELNGHTEDAHAFTQIGINVTNEAGQVHVLDGRDLENNNEDQHEDNDAYCKSSLKKYLIWFKISVLLVIWCVFTAFLMSNNEHVDQLSLISVPGNSSTRVFPISTASLERIGLGLRGPFRLQENELQLNASVPLPVLQIQVTRSYLDAQGQEIYTEHASELWQLDIVYFELIDATKDTKKTHTFELQPGEPTWLAQANSTRLSFELTSSIEGELPLQLNVDESPIYKRHGVLYAAAVLCGLYVMIIWEIVNRTFAAIIASTLSVGILAALNSRPSMATIMGWIDVETLLLLFGMMILVAILSETGVFDYLAVYAYKITNGHVWPLINCLCLFTAVLSSFLDNVTTVLLMTPVTIRLCEVMSLNPVPILMCMVIYSNIGGALTPVGDPPNVIIASNSYISKNGVNFAVFTLHMLPGVLLVMVQTYIQLRFKFRNISDLQFKDSAEVEELRHEIHVWKRAAASLSAYSKDEELVRQTLMKKVNRLKRSLKKRMTAVIEPAPNYEQTLANLQAKYPVRNKQLLVKCTAALIFVISLFFLHSVPELQRLSLGWTALLGAIFLIILADIEDLEAILARVEWSTLLFFAALFILMEALTELGLIEWIGNMTEGIILGVGEDRRLMVAILIILWVSAVASAFVDNIPLTTMMVKITISLAQNSTLNLPLQPLVWALALGACLGGNGTLIGASANVVCAGVAEQHGYKFTFLEFFKVGFPIMIGSIIVTTGYLLVSHSLFAWH; this comes from the exons CGAAGTAACAGAAGGTGCCTTACAGGTGTGGCGGGCGCTGCCCGAACGCATACGACAGGATCCCAGCCTAGCATCGTTCCGGCAGGAGCACGAGCGTTTACATGGCG ATGTGGAGCCCATGCCCTCGGATGACGTGCAGCAGGAGATGGAGCGGGAGGAGCACGAGCTGAATGGACATACGGAGGACGCGCACGCATTCACACAGATTGGCATCAATGTGACGAACGAGGCGGGGCAGGTGCATGTCCTGGACGGCAG GGACCTGGAGAACAACAACGAGGATCAGCACGAGGATAACGATGCCTACTGCAAAAGCAGC CTGAAAAAGTATCTGATTTGGTTCAAGATATCGGTGCTGTTGGTGATTTGGTGCGTGTTTACGGCCTTTCTCATGTCCAACAACGAGCACGTAGATCAGTTGAGTCTCATCAGTGTGCCCGGCAACAGTTCCACGCGAG TCTTTCCCATAAGCACAGCCTCGCTGGAGCGCATCGGACTGGGCCTACGCGGACCCTTCCGGCTGCAGGAGAACGAGCTGCAGCTGAACGCGAGCGTGCCGCTGCCCGTGTTGCAGATACAGGTGACACGTAGCTACCTAGATGCCCAGGGCCAGGAGATTTACACGGAGCATGCCAGCGAGCTGTGGCAGCTGGATATTGTGTACTTTGAGCTAATCGATGCCACCAAGGATACGAAAAAGACGCACACCTTTGAGCTGCAGCCTGGCGAACCGACGTGGCTGGCCCAGGCGAACAGCACCCGGCTCAGCTTCGAGCTGACCAGCAGCATCGAGGGCGAGCTGCCGCTCCAGCTGAATGTGGACGAGTCGCCCATCTACAAGCGACATGGTGTGCTCTATGCCGCCGCCGTACTGTGCGGCCTCTATGTGATGATCATCTGGGAGATTGTGAATCGCACCTTTGCCGCAATCATTGCCTCAACGCTATCCGTCGGCATATTGGCCGCGCTCAACTCTCGACCCTCCATGGCCACCATTATGGGCTGGATTGATGTGGAgaccctgctgctgctcttcggCATGATGATTCTGGTGGCCATACTCTCCGAGACGGGCGTCTTTGACTATCTGGCCGTGTATGCGTATAAGATAACCAACGGGCATGTCTGGCCGCTTATCAATTGCCTGTGCCTGTTCACGGCGGTGCTCTCCTCCTTCCTCGACAACGTGACGACGGTGCTCCTGATGACTCCGGTTACGATACGCCTCTGCGAGGTCATGTCCCTCAATCCGGTGCCCATACTAATGTGCATGGTCATCTACTCGAACATCGGCGGTGCTCTGACGCCCGTCGGTGATCCGCCCAATGTGATCATTGCCTCCAATAGCTACATATCCAAGAAT GGCGTTAACTTTGCTGTCTTCACGCTTCACATGCTGCCCGGTGTCCTTCTGGTCATGGTccaaacatatatacaacTACGCTTTAAGTTCCGCAACATCAGCGATCTGCAGTTCAAGGACTCGGCCGAGGTGGAAGAGCTGCGCCATGAGATACACGTGTGGAAGCGTGCGGCTGCCAGCCTTTCGGCCTACTCCAAGGACGAGGAGCTGGTGCGTCAGACCCTAATGAAGAAAGTCAATCGCCTTAAACGAAGCCTCAAGAAACGCATGACAGCTGTGATTGAACCGGCGCCCAACTACGAACAAACCCTGGCCAATCTGCAGGCAAAG TATCCAGTTCGCAACAAGCAGCTGCTGGTCAAGTGCACCGCCGCACTGATCTTTGTGATCAGTTTATTCTTTTTGCATTCGGTGCCGGAACTGCAGCGTCTCTCCCTGGGCTGGACGGCCCTATTAGGCGCCATATTCCTAATAATATTGGCAGACATTGAGGATCTGGAGGCGATATTGGCGCGTGTCGAATGGTCCACATTGCTGTTCTTTGCCGCGCTCTTTATACTTATGGAAGCGCTGACAGAGCTGGGCCTGATCGAATGGATCGGCAATATGACGGAGGGCATTATATTGGGCGTGGGCGAGGATCGACGTTTGATGGTGGCCATATTGATTATACTCTGG GTATCTGCTGTGGCATCCGCCTTCGTGGACAATATTCCGCTGACCACGATGATGGTCAAGATCACAATTTCCCTGGCGCAGAATAGCACCCTGAACCTGCCGCTGCAGCCATTGGTCTGGGCACTCGCCTTGGGCGCCTGTCTGGGCG GCAATGGCACATTGATTGGCGCCTCGGCGAATGTGGTTTGTGCTGGCGTTGCCGAGCAACATGGCTATAAATTCACATTCCTCGAGTTTTTCAA AGTTGGTTTTCCCATTATGATTGGCAGCATAATTGTGACAACGGGCTATTTATTGGTCTCGCATTCGTTGTTCGCGTGGCATTGA